DNA sequence from the Chryseobacterium indicum genome:
GCCACAAAACATCAAAGTTTTCGGAATGGGCGGAAAGGAAATTGAAGTAACGGAAGATCAGTTCAGAAAAGCGTGGAAAGATTATGTAAATGATCCTACTAAAAACATGAGGGAAATGATGATGAGAAATTCCGATAACTCTAAGATGACTTTTAAAGTAAAAACTTCAGACGGAAAAGAAATCTCAGATCCTAATCAGGTTTTCAGAGAAATGGAAAAGAGAACAAAAGAATCTCTGGCAAAAAATAACAATCCTATTGAGCCGGATCTGGTAAAATAATAGGTTAAATATTTCTTAAAATAGGGCAAAAGTAATTTCTGCCCTGTTTTGTTTTTATTATCTTTAGAACTGCAAATCATAAAATATGACGGAAAAGGAAAAATGTGCGAAAGGACTTTTGTATAATGCCAATTACGATCAGGAACTTATTGAAGAAAGAATTAAAGTAAAAGATCTTTGTCAGGAATACAACCTCCTGAAAAATTCTGATGCTGAAGAAAGAGCGGCACTGCTGAGAAAGATTTTAGGAAATGTAAAACAGAACATCTGCGTTGAGCCCAGTTTCTGGTGCGATTACGGATACAATATTGAAGTGGGAGAGAATTTCTATGCCAATCATAATCTGGTAATTCTGGATTGTGCAAAAGTAACTTTCGGAGACCATGTTTTTATCGGTCCCAACTGTAGTTTTTACACGGCAAATCATCCCATGGATTTTAAACAAAGAAACGAAGGTCTTGAATCTGCTCATCCCATTACAGTAGGAGATA
Encoded proteins:
- a CDS encoding sugar O-acetyltransferase — protein: MTEKEKCAKGLLYNANYDQELIEERIKVKDLCQEYNLLKNSDAEERAALLRKILGNVKQNICVEPSFWCDYGYNIEVGENFYANHNLVILDCAKVTFGDHVFIGPNCSFYTANHPMDFKQRNEGLESAHPITVGDNVWFGGNVVVLPGISIGNNSVIGAGSVVTKDIPDNVVAVGNPCKVVKNIMN